In Paenibacillus durus, the DNA window GATCCCCTTGCCAATCAGGGTCGCGCCCTTGACCGGCTCGGCGATTTTGCCGTTACGTATAATATAGGCTTCCTGAACGGCAAAATTGAAGTCGCTCGTGGCCGTGTTTACCGAGCCGCCGCCCATGGACTTGGCATAAATGCCGTATTCGGTATTTGCGATTATCTCCTCGCGGGTCGACGCTCCATTGCAAATGAACGTGTTGTTCATCCGCGAAGCCGGAGCGAATTTATAGGATTGCCGGCGGCCGGAGCCCGTGGAAGGTAAGCCCATTCTGCGTGAGCCCATCCGGTCGATCAAGTAGCCCTTCAGTATGCCGTTCTCGATCAGGACGTTGCGCTGCGTCTTGGCGCCCTCGTCGTCGATATTCAGCGAGCCCCAAGCATTCAGGATCGTACCGTCGTCGACCGCGGTCACAAGCGGCGAAGCGACCTGCTCACCGATTTTACCGGCGAAGACTGACGATCCTGGTGCGACGGCGGTCGACTCCAGCCCATGGCCGCAGGCTTCATGGAACAAGACGCCGCCAAACCCGTTGTCGATAATGACGGGGAGCCTCCCGCTGGGCGCATAGGCCGCTTTGACCATCGTGACCGCAATCCGGGAAGCCTTCCGGGCATGTTCTTCGATGTCCAGGCTTTCCAGAAACTCGTGACCGGCATAGGCGCCAGGTCCACTGAAGCCGGACTGCTTCTGGTCCCCATCCTCCGCCACCGCGCTGATCCCAAGTCTAGTATAGACCCGCATATCCTGAACCAATAGGCCCTCGGTATTGGCAATCAGCACATTTTGGAGTTGATTCGTCGCGTGAATTTTCGTCTGGGCGATGCTTGGATCATATGCTGCCGCCGTGCTGTGGGCGCGCCGCATCAGTTCAATATTACGCTTTTTCTGCGAGCTGTCCGGCATAATCCCGATGACATGGCGATGATCAATGACCGTCCGCCGAAGATCCATTACCCGGCTGCCGGCTG includes these proteins:
- a CDS encoding TldD/PmbA family protein yields the protein MLQEQVIYRVLTAALETGADFAEIFAEDKTSGRLEMVGGTLESSLSGRDYGVGIRILRENFSVYAYTNDSSEQNLIATARSAAAAIRGGAAGSRVMDLRRTVIDHRHVIGIMPDSSQKKRNIELMRRAHSTAAAYDPSIAQTKIHATNQLQNVLIANTEGLLVQDMRVYTRLGISAVAEDGDQKQSGFSGPGAYAGHEFLESLDIEEHARKASRIAVTMVKAAYAPSGRLPVIIDNGFGGVLFHEACGHGLESTAVAPGSSVFAGKIGEQVASPLVTAVDDGTILNAWGSLNIDDEGAKTQRNVLIENGILKGYLIDRMGSRRMGLPSTGSGRRQSYKFAPASRMNNTFICNGASTREEIIANTEYGIYAKSMGGGSVNTATSDFNFAVQEAYIIRNGKIAEPVKGATLIGKGIDCLSKIDMVGNNLEHGQGMCGSVSGSLPVNCGQPTIRVSEMTVGGRKGE